In a single window of the Tellurirhabdus bombi genome:
- a CDS encoding LytR/AlgR family response regulator transcription factor codes for MKPTPIERNKAAGFIRVVTRKGSMKIYFDIILWIEGVDNYTKFHLVGGKHILTGITISRIMDRLDERFFRIHKGHAVNLNHVKAVYKLHRPLGVELKNNTRLPVSRRTTPEFRRIWNQKNAHGHA; via the coding sequence ATGAAACCAACACCAATAGAACGCAACAAAGCCGCTGGATTTATCCGCGTTGTGACCCGGAAAGGCTCCATGAAAATCTATTTCGACATCATTTTATGGATTGAGGGGGTGGATAATTACACCAAGTTTCACCTGGTAGGTGGCAAGCATATCCTGACCGGGATAACTATTTCCCGCATTATGGATCGGCTGGATGAGCGGTTTTTCCGCATTCACAAAGGCCATGCCGTGAATCTTAACCATGTCAAAGCTGTCTACAAGTTGCACCGGCCACTGGGGGTTGAATTGAAAAACAACACGCGATTGCCCGTCAGCCGCCGCACTACCCCTGAGTTTCGACGTATCTGGAACCAGAAAAACGCACACGGCCATGCCTAA
- a CDS encoding exonuclease domain-containing protein, with amino-acid sequence MNPEEFELLEPSKKKADKQYTDLELLFLGPRCDYDPVNPRTPTGRTWAELEAYRVENLRKNFRLGLTGETTLPEYPSSHTMIEGDELEVVLRAMKKQEKRIAKKYEYKSHFLTLIRHHKPFVYFSEYLAQLEAEAAEPVLLEVPGLDFIAIDFETANSKRNSACSLGWVDVRSGRVYDKGYHLIKPFELEFDYMAVKKHGITLDMVKNERTFDVLWREELQARFEGKLIIAHNAASFDMNVLRSTLEAFGVTVPNLRYGCTMQAARELKMPGKLKELCVDFQIKLKHHNALSDAVACAKVAIRQFEQTKSINVFFPSDLFPPVKESSGRGGYPFRSTREADMYGISFAVELLQNEYSFEGKTVIVTGTFDNFPDRDDLLKLLENKGARIVSSVTSKLDVMIIGKDPGWSKVEKVKALIAQGKVIELINEDQIGPKFKLTAQ; translated from the coding sequence ATGAATCCTGAAGAATTTGAACTACTGGAGCCTTCTAAAAAGAAGGCCGATAAGCAGTATACCGACCTTGAATTATTGTTTCTAGGGCCACGGTGTGATTATGATCCTGTGAATCCACGAACCCCAACAGGGCGCACCTGGGCAGAATTAGAAGCCTACCGCGTTGAAAATCTCCGGAAGAATTTCAGACTAGGTTTAACTGGCGAGACAACACTGCCCGAATATCCTTCATCCCACACAATGATTGAAGGGGATGAGTTGGAGGTCGTATTGAGGGCAATGAAAAAACAGGAAAAGCGAATTGCTAAAAAGTACGAATACAAAAGCCACTTCCTGACCCTGATTCGTCACCACAAGCCATTCGTTTACTTTTCTGAATACCTGGCACAGCTTGAAGCTGAAGCTGCTGAGCCGGTTCTACTAGAAGTGCCAGGACTAGATTTTATTGCTATCGATTTTGAAACCGCCAACAGCAAGCGCAATAGCGCCTGTTCTTTGGGATGGGTAGATGTGCGGAGTGGTCGCGTATATGACAAGGGTTACCACCTCATTAAGCCTTTTGAGCTTGAGTTTGATTATATGGCCGTCAAAAAGCACGGCATAACGCTTGACATGGTAAAGAATGAAAGAACGTTTGATGTTCTCTGGAGAGAAGAATTGCAGGCACGTTTTGAGGGCAAATTGATCATTGCGCACAATGCCGCTTCTTTCGATATGAACGTCCTGCGTTCGACGCTGGAAGCGTTTGGCGTTACCGTACCAAATCTAAGGTATGGCTGCACGATGCAGGCGGCTAGAGAGTTGAAGATGCCAGGCAAGTTAAAAGAGTTATGCGTTGATTTCCAGATCAAGCTCAAACACCACAATGCTCTGTCGGATGCCGTGGCCTGCGCTAAAGTGGCTATTCGCCAGTTTGAGCAGACCAAATCCATTAACGTATTCTTCCCATCTGATCTATTTCCCCCAGTCAAAGAAAGTTCAGGACGTGGTGGCTACCCATTCCGGTCAACTCGTGAAGCCGATATGTATGGAATTTCGTTTGCTGTTGAACTGCTCCAGAACGAATATTCCTTTGAGGGCAAAACGGTTATCGTTACCGGAACATTCGACAATTTCCCAGATCGGGACGATCTTTTGAAGTTACTGGAAAACAAAGGCGCTCGAATAGTGAGCAGCGTTACCAGCAAACTAGATGTAATGATTATTGGCAAAGACCCAGGATGGAGTAAGGTCGAGAAGGTAAAGGCGCTCATTGCTCAGGGGAAAGTAATAGAGCTAATCAATGAAGATCAAATTGGTCCTAAGTTCAAACTAACAGCTCAGTAA
- a CDS encoding NAD-dependent epimerase/dehydratase family protein, translated as MNILITGGAGFIGSHLSERLLAQGHTVCSVDNFNDSYDPLLKRRHIEACRLHPNYYLLEADIRNQSVLETLFKTHAFDAVIHLAALAGVRASLANPQAYVDTNVSGTLTLLECMRRAGVRKLLFASSSSVYGNSMQLPFREDDPVRQPISPYAITKRTCELLCGNYASLYGIDTFCLRFFTVYGPRQRPEMAISSFMRRMLDGDLIEVFGDGSTSRDYTYVGDIVEGILQALQAIKGFEIFNLGSSQPITLRDLIHTIEQVVGKKALLTYCPEQPGDVERTYADSNKAAQWFGYKPKTSLLEGLQQMLPEIRSSLRYR; from the coding sequence ATGAATATCCTCATTACTGGCGGTGCTGGCTTTATTGGATCTCACCTTTCCGAACGTTTGCTAGCGCAGGGGCACACCGTGTGTTCGGTTGACAATTTTAATGATAGTTACGACCCACTGCTCAAACGGCGCCACATTGAGGCTTGTCGTCTTCATCCGAACTACTATCTTCTGGAAGCTGATATTCGCAATCAATCTGTTTTAGAAACGCTATTCAAAACCCATGCTTTCGATGCCGTTATTCACCTGGCAGCCTTAGCTGGCGTTCGGGCTTCTCTGGCGAATCCGCAGGCTTATGTAGACACCAATGTCAGCGGCACCCTTACTCTGCTCGAATGCATGCGCCGGGCCGGGGTTCGGAAACTCCTTTTTGCCTCTTCATCTTCCGTCTACGGCAATAGTATGCAGCTTCCTTTCCGTGAAGACGACCCCGTTCGGCAGCCAATTTCCCCTTACGCCATCACGAAACGAACCTGCGAACTTCTTTGCGGAAATTATGCCAGTCTCTACGGCATTGACACGTTTTGTTTGCGCTTTTTCACGGTATATGGCCCCCGGCAGCGGCCCGAAATGGCGATTTCTTCGTTCATGCGGCGAATGCTGGACGGAGACCTAATTGAGGTGTTTGGCGATGGCAGCACATCGCGTGATTATACCTACGTCGGCGATATCGTCGAGGGCATTCTTCAGGCTTTACAGGCAATAAAAGGCTTCGAAATCTTCAATTTGGGCAGTTCCCAACCAATTACGTTGCGGGATTTAATTCACACAATAGAGCAGGTAGTCGGTAAAAAAGCCCTGCTTACCTATTGCCCTGAACAGCCCGGCGATGTGGAACGAACCTACGCAGATAGTAACAAAGCGGCTCAATGGTTTGGCTATAAGCCCAAAACCTCCCTTCTGGAAGGTTTGCAGCAGATGCTCCCTGAAATCAGGTCTAGCCTGCGTTATCGGTAG
- a CDS encoding S1 family peptidase — MEGQNYVPMFDMLTFTTVKITCQLKNGNTSSGTGFIFIIDYKGEHSIPLIITNKHVVKDADVGTMVFSTHDGSGEYIPKKHYTATILDFEKNWTPHPEPKIDLCAMPFAPIINEAVASGVHIYYRALTKDITPTAEQLADFDTMENIVMVGYPNGFSDTTNNKPILRRGVTATNPKINYCDDPYFLIDTAVFPGSSGSPVCIADPMGYASKGNFMMDSRLLLIGVAFAVFLHNAQGKIIQVPINQVDLRVITGIPNNLGIVVRYDKIFDFERYFKLP; from the coding sequence ATGGAAGGACAAAATTACGTACCCATGTTCGACATGCTTACGTTTACTACTGTCAAAATCACTTGTCAATTGAAAAATGGAAATACAAGCTCTGGAACAGGGTTCATTTTCATAATAGACTATAAAGGCGAACATTCTATCCCCTTAATCATTACTAATAAGCATGTTGTCAAAGATGCTGATGTTGGCACCATGGTATTTTCAACGCATGATGGAAGTGGGGAATATATTCCAAAAAAACACTATACAGCAACTATCCTCGATTTTGAGAAAAATTGGACTCCGCACCCTGAGCCAAAAATAGATTTATGTGCTATGCCTTTTGCACCAATAATTAATGAAGCAGTGGCAAGTGGAGTACATATATACTACCGAGCCCTAACAAAAGACATTACACCCACAGCAGAGCAATTGGCTGATTTTGATACTATGGAGAACATAGTAATGGTCGGTTATCCTAATGGCTTTTCAGATACAACAAACAACAAGCCTATATTAAGAAGGGGTGTTACTGCAACAAATCCTAAAATCAACTATTGTGATGACCCGTATTTCCTAATTGATACAGCCGTATTTCCAGGTTCAAGTGGGTCTCCTGTTTGTATAGCCGATCCGATGGGCTACGCTTCAAAGGGTAATTTTATGATGGATAGTCGACTATTGCTAATAGGTGTTGCCTTTGCAGTCTTTTTGCACAACGCGCAAGGTAAGATTATTCAAGTGCCAATCAATCAAGTAGACTTACGTGTGATTACTGGGATTCCTAATAATCTTGGAATTGTCGTTAGATACGACAAGATCTTTGATTTTGAGCGATACTTTAAATTGCCTTAA
- a CDS encoding helix-turn-helix domain-containing protein: MQDFGRRLKALREQNGLSQDQLASLMGKSGKSVVSSWERGASGPSLADLMKLCEILKTTAGYLVDGVEAQPNIGNEPPAGYVLMPAQEVIEMQRQLLKKQADIIREQKS; encoded by the coding sequence ATGCAGGATTTCGGTAGGAGGTTAAAAGCACTAAGAGAGCAGAATGGGCTATCCCAAGACCAATTAGCTTCGTTAATGGGGAAAAGCGGGAAATCGGTTGTATCATCTTGGGAAAGAGGCGCATCTGGTCCGTCATTGGCTGACTTGATGAAACTTTGTGAGATACTTAAGACTACCGCTGGTTACTTAGTAGATGGGGTAGAGGCTCAACCGAATATCGGAAATGAACCACCAGCTGGATATGTACTAATGCCGGCTCAAGAAGTAATCGAGATGCAGCGTCAATTGCTGAAAAAACAAGCAGATATCATTAGAGAGCAAAAATCCTGA
- a CDS encoding calcineurin-like phosphoesterase C-terminal domain-containing protein: protein MRLPNLLHPFLLSLLFPLATPVLAQNQAQGVVFEDKNSNGKKDRQEAGLAQVAVSNGKDVVLTDQKGYYQLPVGQDNIIFVIKPTGYRLPVNAQNLPQFFYRHKPQGSPKQKFAGVAPTGPLPKSIDFGLTKQTEPDAYQVLVFGDPQVYNTDQVGYFERGVIAELQGKTKGFSFGMSLGDLVGDNPPLFEAYNSAIRKLDLPWFQVMGNHDMNHDAKQDSLSDESFEAMYGPNTYAFNQGKVHFIVLDDILSPDPRDGAGYQGGLRPDQLAFVEADLKTVPKDYLVVLCHHIPLFSEGDSESFRKADRQRLLSFLKDFPHTLSLSAHTHIQQHYFHGQVDGLERATPHHEYNVGTTSGDWYSGEDNEQGVPASTMRDGTPKGYLFLSFNGNQYSFDYRIAGQPETYKIGLYAPKSIKQGQVGRNDVYANFFQGSHRDSVSYRVDGGNWKKMILAEEADPTMLGVRYRWDAADQPLKGIKPSAPIVSTHLWKARLGGNLPVGEHNVEVQVKDAYGRTFTNKTSFRVVAP, encoded by the coding sequence ATGCGCCTCCCTAACTTATTACATCCATTTTTATTGAGTTTATTGTTTCCTCTCGCTACGCCCGTTTTGGCTCAGAATCAGGCACAAGGCGTTGTTTTCGAAGATAAAAACAGCAACGGCAAAAAAGATCGGCAGGAAGCCGGACTGGCCCAGGTAGCTGTTTCCAACGGAAAGGACGTCGTATTAACGGACCAGAAAGGCTATTACCAACTCCCGGTTGGGCAGGATAATATCATTTTTGTGATTAAACCCACCGGCTATCGGCTCCCCGTCAATGCGCAGAACCTCCCGCAATTTTTCTACCGCCACAAACCCCAGGGGTCGCCCAAGCAGAAATTTGCGGGTGTAGCTCCGACGGGCCCTTTGCCAAAATCCATCGACTTCGGACTTACCAAACAAACCGAACCCGACGCTTACCAGGTTCTTGTCTTCGGTGACCCTCAAGTATACAACACGGATCAGGTTGGTTACTTCGAGCGGGGTGTTATTGCCGAATTACAAGGTAAAACAAAGGGGTTTAGTTTTGGTATGAGTCTGGGTGATCTCGTTGGCGATAACCCTCCCCTATTTGAGGCTTACAACAGCGCTATTCGCAAGCTGGATTTGCCCTGGTTTCAGGTTATGGGCAACCACGACATGAACCACGATGCCAAGCAAGACAGCCTCTCGGACGAAAGTTTTGAAGCCATGTACGGACCCAATACCTATGCCTTTAATCAGGGTAAAGTCCATTTTATTGTGCTGGATGACATTCTTTCACCCGATCCGCGCGATGGGGCGGGCTACCAGGGCGGCCTGCGTCCCGACCAACTTGCGTTCGTGGAAGCTGATTTAAAGACAGTTCCAAAAGACTATCTGGTGGTTCTTTGTCACCACATTCCGCTCTTTAGTGAAGGTGATAGCGAATCATTCCGCAAGGCCGACCGGCAACGGCTGCTTTCTTTCCTGAAAGATTTTCCTCATACGCTTTCGCTTTCCGCGCACACGCACATTCAGCAGCATTATTTTCACGGCCAGGTCGATGGGCTGGAACGCGCCACGCCGCACCACGAGTATAACGTAGGAACGACTTCGGGCGACTGGTATTCCGGGGAAGACAATGAACAGGGCGTTCCTGCATCGACCATGCGCGACGGCACGCCCAAAGGATACCTGTTTTTGTCGTTCAATGGTAATCAGTATTCGTTTGATTACCGGATTGCCGGACAGCCGGAAACCTATAAAATTGGCTTGTATGCCCCAAAATCGATCAAGCAGGGCCAGGTAGGCCGGAACGATGTTTACGCTAATTTCTTTCAGGGCAGCCACCGCGATTCGGTTAGTTACCGCGTTGACGGCGGCAATTGGAAAAAGATGATTCTAGCTGAGGAAGCCGACCCAACAATGCTGGGTGTTCGCTATCGCTGGGATGCTGCCGACCAGCCTTTGAAAGGCATTAAGCCTTCTGCTCCGATCGTTTCTACCCATTTATGGAAAGCGCGTCTGGGTGGCAATCTGCCGGTTGGCGAGCATAACGTGGAGGTGCAGGTGAAAGATGCATATGGGCGTACGTTCACCAACAAAACCAGCTTCCGGGTGGTAGCTCCTTAG